A genomic stretch from Bordetella sp. N includes:
- a CDS encoding LysR family transcriptional regulator, whose amino-acid sequence MELRHLRYFTVLADELHFSRAAARLSISQPPLSVAIRQLEDSVGARLFERNNKEVRLTPAGQALRISARKILAQAEEAALEARNVGAGLAGRLRVGFVGAMLYRGLPQALRNFQARYPKVQVTLTELNSGDQITGLMHDRLDLGFIHTSRMPDELDSRLLLSESFVCCLPARHRLARAAALRPVDLTGEPFVLFSQSVSPDYYDRILAICAEAGFRPEVRHEVRHWLAVVSLVAQGLGVGLVPQALQHSALRGAVFRPLAGVDARSETYGVSRRDAHNPLVAELFDEFAGTD is encoded by the coding sequence ATGGAACTGCGGCATCTGCGTTACTTCACGGTTCTGGCTGACGAGCTGCACTTCAGCCGTGCCGCGGCCCGGCTGTCGATTTCGCAGCCGCCCTTATCCGTTGCCATCAGGCAATTGGAGGACAGCGTCGGCGCCCGCCTGTTCGAGCGCAACAACAAGGAGGTGCGCCTGACGCCGGCAGGCCAAGCCCTGCGCATCTCCGCCCGCAAGATCCTGGCGCAGGCCGAGGAGGCTGCCCTGGAAGCCCGCAACGTCGGCGCCGGCCTGGCCGGGCGCCTGCGGGTCGGCTTCGTCGGCGCCATGCTGTATCGCGGCCTGCCCCAGGCCCTGCGCAATTTCCAGGCGCGCTATCCCAAGGTCCAGGTCACCCTGACCGAATTGAACTCCGGCGACCAGATCACCGGCCTGATGCACGACCGCCTGGACTTGGGATTCATCCATACCAGCCGCATGCCCGATGAACTGGACAGCCGCCTGCTGTTGTCCGAATCCTTCGTCTGCTGCCTGCCGGCCCGTCACCGGCTGGCGCGCGCGGCGGCATTGCGGCCAGTGGATCTGACGGGCGAACCTTTCGTGCTGTTCTCTCAAAGCGTGTCGCCGGACTATTACGACCGCATCCTCGCCATCTGCGCGGAAGCCGGGTTCCGGCCGGAGGTGCGGCACGAGGTACGCCATTGGCTGGCGGTGGTGTCGCTGGTCGCGCAGGGCCTGGGCGTGGGACTGGTGCCGCAGGCCTTGCAGCATTCGGCCTTGCGCGGTGCGGTGTTCCGACCCTTGGCTGGCGTGGACGCGCGCTCGGAGACCTACGGTGTCAGCCGGCGCGATGCGCACAATCCGCTGGTCGCGGAACTGTTCGACGAGTTCGCGGGAACAGACTGA